A stretch of DNA from Hoeflea ulvae:
ACCGGTTCACGGGCGGATGTCTTTGCGGCAATGTCCGCTTTGTGGCACAAGGCGCGCCCTACCGGGTCGGCCTGTGCCACTGTCTCGACTGCCGCAAGCATCACGGCGCGCTGTTTCACGCCTCTGCCATCTTCCCGCAAGCTTCGGTCACGACAAAGGGCGAGACCAGCGCCTATTCCGGCCGGCATTTCTGCCCGAAATGCGGCTCCTCCGTGTTCGGCCACAGCGGA
This window harbors:
- a CDS encoding GFA family protein, translated to MDRFTGGCLCGNVRFVAQGAPYRVGLCHCLDCRKHHGALFHASAIFPQASVTTKGETSAYSGRHFCPKCGSSVFGHSGDEIEINLGALDAPDQFKPTYELWTCRRESWLPPFAQTRLYDLDRDTTGRSED